A stretch of the bacterium genome encodes the following:
- the rplA gene encoding 50S ribosomal protein L1, translating into MADHGKRYLEIAKKVTKDEMHEPAAAFALVGQTASTKFPETVDLAVRLGVDPRKGEQMVRGVTTLPHGTGKSRNVAVLAKGDLAEEAKAAGADTVGDDDLVAKITEGWRDFDVLVASEEMAPVVARLGRQLGPRTPNKKNGTVTNNIQATVDEIKRAARVEYRIEKGAIIHMPIGKASWDAEKLHENFNA; encoded by the coding sequence ATGGCTGATCACGGTAAACGCTATTTGGAAATAGCGAAAAAAGTTACGAAAGACGAGATGCATGAACCGGCTGCGGCATTTGCCTTAGTTGGACAGACAGCATCTACCAAGTTTCCCGAAACTGTTGACTTAGCAGTCCGCTTGGGCGTCGACCCCCGCAAGGGCGAGCAAATGGTCCGCGGCGTCACCACTCTTCCCCATGGCACCGGTAAATCACGAAATGTAGCCGTTTTGGCTAAAGGTGATTTGGCGGAAGAAGCTAAGGCAGCAGGCGCTGACACCGTTGGCGATGACGATCTCGTTGCCAAAATCACGGAAGGCTGGCGAGATTTCGACGTGCTGGTAGCCTCAGAAGAAATGGCTCCTGTCGTCGCGAGATTAGGCCGCCAATTAGGCCCCCGAACGCCGAACAAGAAGAATGGCACCGTCACCAACAACATCCAAGCAACAGTTGATGAGATCAAACGCGCCGCTCGTGTGGAATACCGCATCGAGAAGGGCGCCATCATCCATATGCCCATCGGCAAAGCAAGCTGGGATGCAGAGAAATTGCATGAGAATTTCAACGC